Proteins found in one Synechococcus sp. LA31 genomic segment:
- a CDS encoding DUF3134 domain-containing protein, whose protein sequence is MSSNLSTSLSQLDGINPSLTRYGRNEPAPVLPLREEPDLLSWLESSGRLVADEETANSDVSTVEEEELSALMGEKEEYNAADEQNEEDWED, encoded by the coding sequence ATGAGCAGCAACCTCAGCACTAGCCTCAGCCAGCTGGATGGGATCAACCCGTCGCTCACCCGCTACGGCCGCAACGAGCCGGCTCCAGTGCTTCCCCTGCGCGAAGAACCAGATCTGCTCAGCTGGCTGGAGAGCAGCGGCCGCCTGGTGGCCGATGAGGAAACCGCCAACAGCGATGTGAGCACCGTGGAAGAAGAAGAGCTCTCGGCGCTGATGGGCGAGAAAGAGGAGTACAACGCCGCCGATGAACAGAACGAGGAAGACTGGGAAGACTGA
- a CDS encoding shikimate dehydrogenase — MWLPNSARPSVTGFTSIRGTTALVGVLGEPVHHSLSPVMQNAALQTMGLDWAFLALPAPAAELAAVVRGLEAMNCRGLNVTIPHKQAVAKLCRELSPLAQRLGAVNTLVPIAGGGWHGTNTDVEGFCAPLRRSASNWSGKRAVVLGCGGSARAVVAGLVQLGFNDIQLAGRRPEALAAFLADCQPWAPQLQALPWSSDGLALADALNQASLVVNTTPVGMASASNPQAAEACPLSDRHLAALQPSCWVYDIIYTPRPTQLLQRAASRGCRSLDGLDMLVEQGAAALRLWSGRNDVPVEVMRQALLEQLP, encoded by the coding sequence GTGTGGTTGCCGAACAGCGCCCGACCCAGCGTGACCGGCTTCACCAGCATCCGCGGCACCACTGCCCTCGTGGGGGTGCTGGGCGAGCCAGTGCATCACTCGCTCTCACCGGTGATGCAAAACGCGGCGCTGCAGACCATGGGGCTCGACTGGGCCTTCCTGGCCCTACCCGCCCCCGCCGCTGAGCTGGCCGCCGTGGTGCGAGGCCTCGAAGCCATGAACTGCCGCGGCCTCAACGTCACCATCCCCCACAAGCAGGCCGTGGCCAAGCTCTGCCGCGAGCTCAGCCCCCTGGCCCAGCGACTGGGCGCCGTGAACACCCTGGTGCCCATCGCCGGTGGCGGCTGGCATGGCACCAACACCGATGTGGAGGGCTTCTGCGCACCGCTGCGACGCAGCGCCTCGAACTGGAGCGGCAAGCGGGCGGTAGTGCTGGGTTGCGGCGGTAGTGCCCGCGCCGTCGTGGCGGGCCTGGTGCAGCTGGGGTTCAACGACATTCAGCTGGCGGGGCGGCGACCGGAAGCCCTCGCCGCGTTTCTCGCCGACTGCCAGCCCTGGGCACCCCAGCTCCAGGCCCTGCCCTGGAGCAGCGATGGGCTGGCGCTGGCGGATGCGCTCAACCAAGCCAGCCTGGTGGTGAACACCACGCCGGTGGGCATGGCCTCGGCGAGCAACCCCCAGGCCGCGGAAGCCTGCCCCCTGAGCGATCGCCACCTCGCAGCTCTGCAGCCCAGTTGCTGGGTGTACGACATCATCTACACACCGCGCCCCACCCAACTACTGCAGCGGGCCGCCAGCCGAGGCTGCCGCAGCCTCGATGGGCTGGACATGCTGGTGGAGCAGGGCGCGGCAGCCCTGCGCCTCTGGAGCGGCCGCAACGATGTGCCGGTGGAGGTGATGCGCCAAGCACTGCTTGAGCAGCTGCCATAG
- a CDS encoding Tic20 family protein, translating into MGDIPWWQRLLALLAYLLPWSDALPFGESLDNIFPALQWLVVPAIPLLLLENSVPFGGFLLFLVLFLAVVRNPRIPYFLRFNVLQAILLDIVLVVLSLAFQLLRLGSLGFAGRTLANTVFLGMFVLLLFAVVQCIRGKEADVPSLSEAVRMQL; encoded by the coding sequence ATGGGCGACATCCCTTGGTGGCAACGGTTACTGGCGCTGCTCGCCTACCTGCTGCCTTGGAGCGACGCCCTGCCCTTCGGCGAATCGCTCGACAACATCTTTCCCGCACTGCAGTGGCTGGTCGTGCCGGCGATCCCGCTGCTTCTGCTGGAGAACAGCGTGCCCTTCGGTGGTTTCCTGCTGTTCCTAGTGCTGTTCCTGGCCGTGGTACGCAACCCGCGTATCCCCTACTTCCTGCGCTTCAACGTGCTGCAGGCGATCCTGCTCGACATCGTGCTGGTGGTGCTGTCACTTGCCTTCCAGCTGCTGCGCCTGGGCAGCCTTGGCTTTGCCGGCCGCACCCTGGCCAACACGGTGTTTCTGGGGATGTTCGTGCTGCTCCTGTTCGCCGTGGTGCAGTGCATCCGGGGCAAGGAGGCCGATGTGCCGAGCCTCTCGGAAGCCGTGCGCATGCAGCTGTAG
- the dnaK gene encoding molecular chaperone DnaK encodes MGKVVGIDLGTTNSCVSVMEGGKPTVIANAEGFRTTPSVVAYTKNQDQLVGQIAKRQAVMNPENTFYSVKRFIGRRVDEVNEESKEVSYGVEKAGSNVKVKCPVLGKQFAPEEVSAQVLRKLAEDAGKYLGETVTQAVITVPAYFNDSQRQATKDAGKIAGLEVLRIINEPTAAALAYGLDKKSNERILVFDLGGGTFDVSVLEVGDGVFEVLSTSGDTHLGGDDFDKVIVDHLADTFKANEGIDLRADKQALQRLTEAAEKAKIELSSATQSEINLPFITATPEGPKHLDLTLTRAKFEELASKLIDRCRVPVEQALKDAKLSSSELDEVVMVGGSTRIPAVLELVKRVTGKDPNQTVNPDEVVAVGAAIQGGVLAGEVKDILLLDVSPLSLGVETLGGVMTKMIPRNTTIPTKKSEVYSTAVDGQTNVEIHVLQGEREMASDNKSLGTFRLDGIPPAPRGVPQIEVTFDIDANGILSVTAKDKGSGKEQSISITGASTLSDNEVEKMVKDAEANASADKDKRERIDLKNQAETLVYQAEKQLGELGDKVGAEDKSKVEASSAKLKEAIEKEDYDTMKSELETLQQALYAAGAAVYQQAAGAEGAAAPDGNGAGNADAASDDVIDAEFTESK; translated from the coding sequence ATGGGCAAGGTTGTCGGTATCGACCTTGGCACCACCAACAGCTGCGTGTCGGTCATGGAGGGCGGCAAGCCCACCGTGATCGCCAATGCCGAGGGCTTCCGCACCACGCCCTCTGTGGTGGCCTACACCAAGAACCAGGATCAGCTGGTGGGTCAGATCGCCAAGCGCCAGGCGGTGATGAACCCGGAGAACACCTTCTATTCGGTGAAGCGCTTCATCGGCCGCCGTGTCGACGAGGTGAACGAAGAATCGAAGGAAGTGAGCTACGGCGTTGAAAAGGCTGGCTCCAACGTGAAGGTGAAGTGCCCGGTTCTGGGCAAGCAGTTCGCCCCTGAAGAGGTGAGCGCCCAGGTGCTGCGCAAGCTGGCTGAAGACGCCGGCAAGTATCTCGGTGAAACCGTCACCCAGGCGGTGATCACGGTTCCCGCCTACTTCAACGACTCCCAGCGCCAGGCCACCAAGGACGCCGGCAAGATCGCCGGTCTCGAGGTGCTGCGCATCATCAACGAGCCCACGGCGGCTGCACTGGCCTACGGCCTCGACAAAAAGAGCAACGAGCGCATCCTCGTGTTCGACCTGGGCGGCGGCACCTTCGACGTGTCCGTGCTCGAGGTGGGCGACGGCGTGTTCGAGGTGCTCTCCACCTCCGGTGACACCCACCTGGGCGGCGACGATTTCGACAAGGTGATCGTGGATCACCTGGCCGACACGTTCAAGGCCAACGAAGGCATTGATCTGCGTGCCGACAAGCAGGCCCTGCAGCGTCTGACTGAGGCCGCTGAGAAAGCCAAGATTGAACTCTCCAGCGCCACCCAGAGCGAGATCAACCTGCCGTTCATCACGGCCACCCCCGAGGGCCCCAAGCACCTCGATCTCACCCTCACCCGCGCCAAGTTCGAGGAGCTGGCCTCCAAGCTGATCGACCGCTGCCGCGTGCCGGTGGAGCAGGCCCTCAAAGACGCCAAGCTCTCCTCCTCCGAGCTCGACGAAGTGGTGATGGTGGGTGGTTCCACCCGGATCCCCGCGGTGCTTGAGCTGGTGAAGCGCGTCACCGGCAAAGACCCCAACCAGACCGTGAATCCCGACGAGGTGGTGGCCGTGGGCGCCGCCATTCAGGGCGGTGTGCTCGCCGGTGAGGTGAAGGACATCCTGCTGCTCGACGTCAGCCCCCTGTCCCTGGGCGTGGAAACCCTGGGCGGTGTGATGACGAAGATGATTCCCCGCAACACCACCATCCCCACCAAGAAGTCGGAGGTGTATTCCACGGCTGTCGACGGGCAGACCAACGTGGAAATCCACGTGCTGCAGGGCGAGCGCGAGATGGCCAGCGACAACAAGTCGCTTGGAACCTTCCGCCTCGATGGCATCCCCCCGGCCCCCCGTGGTGTGCCTCAGATCGAAGTGACTTTCGACATCGATGCCAACGGCATCCTGAGCGTGACCGCCAAGGACAAGGGCAGCGGCAAGGAGCAGAGCATCTCGATCACCGGTGCTTCCACCCTCAGCGACAACGAGGTGGAGAAGATGGTGAAGGACGCTGAAGCCAACGCCAGCGCCGACAAGGACAAGCGCGAGCGCATCGACCTGAAGAACCAGGCCGAAACCCTCGTGTACCAGGCCGAGAAGCAGTTGGGCGAACTGGGCGACAAGGTGGGCGCCGAGGACAAGAGCAAGGTGGAGGCCTCCTCCGCCAAGCTCAAGGAGGCGATCGAGAAGGAGGACTACGACACCATGAAGTCGGAGCTCGAAACCCTGCAGCAGGCCCTCTACGCCGCTGGTGCGGCTGTGTACCAGCAGGCCGCAGGTGCTGAAGGTGCCGCTGCTCCCGACGGCAACGGTGCAGGTAACGCTGACGCCGCCAGCGATGACGTGATCGACGCCGAATTCA
- the mraY gene encoding phospho-N-acetylmuramoyl-pentapeptide-transferase, which translates to MPSNSRSLALLLGLLLLGLSALCDWFSQAPQLAPPLLISAAVSALLCAWGVPQLRRLKLGQVIREEGPQAHQSKAGTPTMGGLLVVPVGVIAGGLVAPADDRLMAVAAITLTSMAIGAIDDWRSLTKRHNTGLSPRGKLLLQALSAIAFLAWAHWDEQIAPFIALPLGWVLPLGLLILPLGLFVFLAESNATNLTDGLDGLAAGCGAIVFSGLGIQLMLRGHEGDPAMAGFCAAMAGCWLGFLLFNRHPARVFMGDTGSLAMGSALAAVALLSNSLWPLLLMGGVFLAESLSVIVQVWVFKATKNPATGQGRRVFRMAPLHHHFELGGASEQQVVVGFWLISLILVIAGLVLLP; encoded by the coding sequence ATGCCCAGCAACAGCCGCTCCCTGGCGCTGTTGCTGGGCTTGTTGCTGCTGGGGCTGAGCGCCCTCTGCGACTGGTTCAGCCAGGCACCGCAGCTGGCACCACCGCTGTTGATCAGTGCCGCCGTGAGCGCCCTGCTCTGCGCCTGGGGGGTGCCGCAGCTGCGACGGCTAAAGCTCGGCCAAGTGATCCGAGAGGAAGGGCCACAAGCGCACCAGAGCAAGGCAGGCACCCCCACCATGGGCGGCCTGCTGGTGGTGCCGGTAGGCGTGATCGCTGGCGGGCTGGTGGCACCGGCCGACGATCGGCTAATGGCGGTGGCAGCCATCACCCTGACGTCGATGGCCATCGGCGCCATCGACGATTGGCGCAGCCTCACCAAACGCCACAACACGGGCCTCAGCCCCCGCGGCAAATTGCTGCTGCAAGCCCTCAGCGCGATCGCTTTTCTGGCCTGGGCCCATTGGGATGAGCAGATCGCACCGTTCATCGCCCTCCCCCTGGGCTGGGTGCTGCCGCTGGGGTTGCTGATCTTGCCGCTGGGGCTGTTTGTGTTTCTGGCTGAAAGCAACGCCACCAACCTCACCGATGGCCTCGATGGCCTGGCGGCGGGCTGCGGCGCCATCGTGTTTAGCGGCCTGGGCATTCAGCTGATGCTGAGGGGCCATGAGGGTGATCCCGCCATGGCGGGCTTTTGCGCAGCGATGGCCGGCTGCTGGCTGGGGTTTCTGCTGTTCAACCGGCACCCGGCGCGGGTGTTCATGGGCGACACGGGCTCCCTGGCGATGGGCTCGGCCCTGGCAGCGGTGGCCTTGCTCAGCAACAGCCTCTGGCCGCTGCTGCTGATGGGCGGGGTCTTCCTGGCGGAATCCCTGTCGGTGATCGTGCAGGTGTGGGTGTTCAAGGCCACCAAAAACCCCGCCACCGGTCAGGGCAGGCGCGTGTTCCGGATGGCACCGCTGCACCACCACTTCGAGCTGGGCGGCGCCAGCGAGCAGCAGGTGGTCGTGGGCTTCTGGCTGATCAGCCTGATACTGGTGATAGCGGGTCTGGTGCTGCTCCCCTGA
- a CDS encoding HAD family hydrolase, translated as MGFYLLHLHLHGLFRGHELELGRDADTGGQTTYVLELMRALAARPEVDRVEVITRLIHDKRVSSDYAQAHEPIGDGAAIVRLPCGPRRYLRKELLWPYLDELADGVVAHIAAQERRPDWIHAHYADAGYVGALVSQRLGIPLVFTGHSLGREKQRRLLAGGMAHDQIEQSYAISRRIDAEERTLAQAGLVITSTQQEAEQQYSRYDRFVAGNAEVVPPGVDARRFHPQELSGEEQAVSALMRPFLREPAKPPLLCICRAVRRKNVPALVEAYGRSALLQERHNLVLVLGCREDSRAMEKQQRDQFQQIFELVDRFDLYGRIAYPKQHRNDDIPAIYRWAARRGGVFVNPALTEPFGLTLLEAAASGLPLVATDDGGPRDILQRCANGQLVDVTDLDDLQQALESAAGDPQRWCRWRNNGIEAVSRNFSWDAHVCAYLGLAQRRCQELLQQRPQPLLPASPSAPVKRLLLLDLDVCLDAPDPAGLQELRRRLAADTSCGIGMLSGRNFPSASLRYHELHLPQPQVWILEAGADVRYGDDGVVDAAWRDHIAHGWQREAVQQALADLTPRLLPQPQGQQGPFKVSYTLQPPQAGVLEMVRQRLRQGRLEARAHLFHHWFLDVLPQRASKAEAIRHLSLRWGLPLEQVLVVASQQGDGELLNGRALGLVVGDHDRSLDDLRRRSKVFFASRRQAWGVLEGLDHYRFLRR; from the coding sequence ATGGGTTTCTATCTGCTTCATCTGCATCTACACGGCCTGTTTCGTGGCCACGAGCTCGAATTGGGGCGCGATGCCGATACCGGTGGGCAGACCACCTACGTGCTCGAGCTGATGCGCGCTCTGGCTGCCCGGCCTGAGGTGGATCGCGTTGAGGTGATCACCCGCCTGATCCACGACAAACGCGTTTCCTCGGATTACGCCCAGGCCCATGAGCCCATCGGTGATGGGGCCGCGATCGTGCGCTTGCCCTGTGGGCCGCGCCGTTATTTGCGCAAGGAGCTGCTCTGGCCCTATCTCGATGAGTTGGCCGATGGGGTGGTGGCTCACATTGCGGCCCAGGAGCGCCGGCCCGATTGGATTCACGCCCACTACGCCGATGCGGGCTACGTGGGGGCGCTGGTGTCGCAGCGCTTGGGCATTCCGCTGGTGTTCACCGGCCATTCCCTCGGTCGCGAGAAGCAGCGGCGCCTGCTGGCGGGCGGCATGGCCCACGATCAGATCGAGCAGAGCTATGCCATCAGCCGCCGCATCGACGCCGAGGAGCGCACCCTCGCTCAAGCGGGGTTGGTGATCACCAGCACCCAGCAGGAAGCTGAGCAGCAATACAGCCGATACGACCGGTTTGTGGCTGGCAACGCGGAGGTGGTGCCTCCCGGGGTGGATGCCCGCCGCTTCCATCCCCAGGAACTGAGCGGAGAGGAGCAGGCCGTTTCGGCCTTGATGCGCCCCTTCCTCCGGGAGCCCGCGAAGCCGCCGCTGCTCTGCATCTGTAGGGCGGTGCGCCGCAAAAATGTGCCGGCGCTGGTGGAGGCCTATGGCCGTTCTGCTCTGTTGCAGGAGCGCCACAACCTGGTGCTGGTGCTGGGGTGCCGGGAGGATTCCCGCGCCATGGAGAAACAGCAGCGCGATCAGTTCCAGCAGATCTTTGAGCTGGTGGATCGCTTTGATCTCTACGGCCGCATCGCTTATCCCAAGCAGCACCGCAACGACGACATCCCGGCCATCTACCGCTGGGCAGCCCGCCGTGGCGGGGTGTTTGTGAATCCTGCCCTCACCGAACCCTTTGGCCTCACCCTGCTTGAGGCGGCAGCCAGCGGTTTGCCATTGGTGGCCACCGATGACGGTGGTCCGCGCGACATCCTGCAGCGCTGCGCCAATGGCCAGCTGGTGGACGTCACTGATCTCGATGATCTGCAGCAGGCCCTGGAGAGTGCCGCTGGTGACCCCCAGCGCTGGTGCCGCTGGCGCAACAACGGCATCGAGGCGGTGAGTCGCAACTTCAGCTGGGATGCCCATGTCTGCGCTTATCTCGGCCTAGCCCAGCGCCGCTGTCAGGAGCTGTTGCAGCAGCGGCCGCAGCCGTTGCTGCCGGCATCCCCGTCGGCGCCGGTGAAGCGGCTGCTGCTGCTGGATCTCGATGTGTGCCTGGATGCCCCCGACCCGGCTGGCCTGCAGGAACTGCGCCGGCGTCTGGCGGCTGATACCAGCTGCGGTATCGGCATGCTCAGTGGCCGCAACTTCCCCTCAGCCAGCCTGCGCTATCACGAGCTGCATCTTCCGCAGCCGCAGGTGTGGATCCTGGAGGCAGGGGCAGACGTGCGCTACGGCGATGACGGTGTTGTCGATGCAGCCTGGCGCGATCACATTGCCCATGGTTGGCAGCGTGAGGCCGTGCAGCAGGCTCTGGCTGATCTGACGCCGCGGCTGTTGCCGCAACCGCAGGGGCAGCAGGGCCCTTTCAAGGTGAGCTACACCTTGCAACCGCCCCAAGCCGGGGTGCTCGAGATGGTGCGCCAGCGCTTGCGGCAGGGGCGCCTCGAGGCCCGCGCCCATCTCTTCCACCACTGGTTCCTCGATGTGTTGCCGCAGCGGGCCTCCAAGGCCGAAGCGATCCGTCACCTCAGCCTGCGTTGGGGCTTGCCGCTGGAGCAGGTGCTGGTGGTGGCCTCACAGCAGGGCGATGGGGAGCTGCTGAATGGCCGTGCCCTGGGGTTGGTGGTGGGCGATCACGACCGTTCGCTTGATGATCTGCGCCGCCGCTCCAAGGTGTTCTTCGCCTCCAGGCGTCAGGCTTGGGGTGTGCTGGAGGGGTTGGATCACTACCGCTTCCTGCGGCGTTGA
- a CDS encoding cytochrome B6 has translation MLLFLPLAYATAGDAANGLLNGLSIDTLQRWTLVYLGLSSLAFIVVWLVGYLRRPG, from the coding sequence GTGCTGCTGTTCCTCCCGCTGGCCTATGCAACAGCCGGTGATGCTGCCAATGGCCTGCTCAACGGCCTGAGTATCGACACCCTGCAGCGTTGGACGCTTGTGTACCTGGGCCTCTCATCCCTGGCTTTCATCGTGGTGTGGCTGGTGGGCTATTTGCGCCGCCCTGGTTGA
- the purT gene encoding formate-dependent phosphoribosylglycinamide formyltransferase, translated as MASPTFPRTLMLLGSGELGKEVAIAAQRLGCRVIAVDRYAGAPAMQVADQAEVVAMTDPEALKAVVQRHQPDVVIPEIEALAVDALAELEGGGITVIPTARATAVTMNRDRIRDLAASELGLRTARFAYAESAEELAAAAAPLGWPVVVKPVMSSSGKGQSVVNGPEGIAAAWEAALAGARGSGARVIVEEFLHFEQEITLLTVKQWDGPTLFCPPIGHIQERGDYQCSWQPAHLEWEQLAAAQTMALAVTDNLGGAGIFGVEFFVCRGADGGSEVVFSELSPRPHDTGLVTLAGQNLSEFELHLRAVLGLPIPEIRSTGPAASRVILAEQTSASACFSGLEQALAEVDVQVLLFGKPDARPHRRMGVVLASGGSLEEARSRADQAAAAITVLPGA; from the coding sequence ATGGCCAGCCCTACCTTTCCGCGCACCTTGATGCTGCTCGGGAGCGGCGAGCTGGGCAAAGAGGTGGCGATCGCCGCTCAGCGTCTCGGCTGTCGGGTGATCGCCGTGGATCGCTACGCCGGTGCGCCCGCCATGCAGGTGGCCGATCAGGCCGAGGTGGTGGCCATGACCGACCCCGAGGCGCTGAAGGCCGTGGTGCAGCGCCACCAGCCCGATGTGGTGATCCCGGAAATCGAGGCTCTGGCGGTGGATGCCCTGGCCGAGCTGGAGGGAGGGGGCATCACCGTGATCCCCACAGCCCGGGCCACCGCGGTGACCATGAACCGCGATCGCATCCGCGATCTGGCGGCCAGTGAACTGGGCTTGCGCACAGCCCGTTTCGCCTACGCCGAGAGCGCCGAGGAGCTGGCTGCCGCCGCCGCGCCGCTGGGCTGGCCGGTGGTGGTGAAGCCGGTGATGAGCTCCTCAGGCAAAGGCCAAAGCGTGGTGAATGGCCCTGAGGGAATCGCCGCTGCCTGGGAAGCAGCCCTGGCGGGCGCCCGCGGCAGCGGCGCCCGGGTGATCGTGGAAGAGTTCCTGCACTTCGAGCAAGAGATCACCCTGCTTACGGTGAAGCAATGGGATGGCCCCACACTGTTTTGCCCCCCAATCGGCCACATCCAGGAACGGGGTGACTACCAATGCAGCTGGCAGCCGGCCCACCTGGAGTGGGAGCAGCTTGCCGCCGCCCAGACCATGGCCCTCGCGGTGACCGACAACCTCGGCGGCGCCGGCATCTTCGGCGTGGAGTTCTTCGTGTGCAGGGGCGCCGATGGCGGCAGCGAGGTGGTGTTCTCCGAGCTGTCCCCGCGCCCCCACGACACCGGGCTGGTGACGCTGGCGGGGCAGAACCTGAGCGAATTCGAATTGCATCTGCGCGCGGTGCTGGGCCTGCCGATCCCGGAGATCCGTTCCACCGGCCCGGCTGCCAGCCGCGTGATCCTGGCGGAGCAAACCAGCGCATCGGCGTGCTTCAGCGGTCTGGAGCAGGCCCTGGCCGAGGTGGATGTGCAAGTGCTGCTGTTTGGCAAGCCCGATGCACGGCCGCATCGGCGCATGGGGGTAGTTCTGGCCAGCGGCGGCAGCCTGGAAGAAGCCCGCAGCCGCGCCGATCAGGCCGCGGCGGCCATCACGGTGCTGCCAGGGGCCTGA
- a CDS encoding argininosuccinate synthase, with product MGRAKKAVLAYSGGVDTSVCIPYLKNEWGVEEVITFAADLGQGDELEPIRLKALDSGASQSIVGDLIEPFIRDFAFPAIRANALYEGRYPLSTALARPLIARRLVEIAREVGADAVAHGCTGKGNDQVRFDVAIGALAPDLKVLTPAREWGMSREETIAYGERCGIPSPVSKKSPYSIDLNLLGRSIEAGPLEDPNVEPPEEIYALTVSVDAAPDQPQVVEIGFEQGNPVSIDGVHLDPVSLIRRANELAGSHGFGRLDMIENRVVGIKSREIYETPGLLLLIKAHQELESLTLAADVLRSKRQLEQQWADQVYQGLWYGPLKDALDGFIERTQRTVNGTVKVRLHKGNATVVGRSSANSLYVPDMATYDAGDQFDHRAAEGFIYVWGLPTRLWAASQR from the coding sequence ATGGGCCGGGCCAAGAAGGCTGTGCTGGCGTATTCCGGCGGTGTGGACACCAGTGTCTGCATCCCCTACCTGAAGAACGAGTGGGGCGTGGAGGAGGTGATCACCTTCGCCGCTGATCTGGGCCAGGGCGATGAGCTGGAGCCGATCCGCCTAAAGGCGCTGGATTCCGGGGCCAGCCAGTCGATCGTTGGAGACCTGATCGAGCCGTTTATTCGGGATTTCGCCTTCCCGGCGATCCGCGCCAATGCGCTCTACGAAGGTCGTTATCCCCTCTCTACGGCCCTGGCCCGGCCCCTGATTGCGCGCCGTTTGGTGGAGATTGCCCGTGAAGTGGGTGCGGATGCCGTGGCCCATGGCTGCACCGGCAAGGGCAACGACCAGGTGCGTTTCGATGTGGCGATCGGTGCCCTGGCGCCCGACCTGAAGGTGCTCACCCCGGCCCGGGAGTGGGGCATGAGCCGTGAGGAAACCATCGCCTACGGCGAGCGCTGCGGCATCCCCTCGCCCGTGAGCAAGAAGTCGCCCTATTCGATCGACCTCAACCTGCTGGGTCGTTCCATCGAGGCAGGCCCGCTGGAAGATCCCAACGTGGAGCCGCCTGAGGAGATCTATGCCCTCACCGTGAGTGTGGATGCGGCGCCCGATCAGCCTCAGGTGGTGGAGATCGGCTTTGAGCAAGGCAACCCGGTGAGCATCGATGGCGTGCACCTTGATCCAGTGAGCCTGATTCGCCGCGCCAACGAGCTGGCCGGCAGCCACGGTTTCGGCCGGCTCGACATGATCGAAAACCGGGTGGTGGGCATCAAGAGCCGCGAGATCTATGAAACCCCGGGGCTGCTGCTGCTGATCAAGGCCCACCAGGAGCTGGAGAGCCTCACCCTCGCTGCCGATGTGCTGCGCAGCAAGCGCCAGCTCGAGCAGCAGTGGGCAGATCAGGTGTATCAGGGCCTCTGGTATGGCCCGCTCAAGGACGCCCTCGATGGTTTCATCGAGCGCACCCAGCGCACCGTGAACGGCACGGTGAAGGTGAGGCTGCATAAGGGCAACGCCACCGTGGTGGGCCGCAGCAGCGCCAACAGCCTCTATGTGCCTGACATGGCCACGTACGACGCCGGCGATCAGTTCGATCACCGCGCCGCCGAGGGCTTCATCTACGTGTGGGGGCTGCCGACCCGTCTCTGGGCCGCCAGCCAGCGCTGA
- a CDS encoding LCP family protein: MSQAQPSPAPRRRNSGGRLKPVERQQRRGRSGAPAQKASVTPLDERRRPNNLRRGLPRLPLFLAGIGLGYGLNGPIPHLATALLAGLHHPNNVIGALVAPAGMGDRRIVVMGTDHVSTNTDVMFTVQLKDGRTELTQVPRDTFIESERYGVMKANSLYSSGGPEMVKQELSKLLSARVDRYLVLNLNAVQRLADAIGGVEVDVPKRMYYVDNSQNLYIDLYPGRQLLKGEALEGFLRFRNDELGDIGRMERQKLVFREVFKTLANPAMATRLPELMSIAGNDVLTDLSPVDMGALVTAMATTKLSSSRLEGTPYWHEDISYWLPNVNPNRDLILSQEQPPL, from the coding sequence ATGTCCCAGGCTCAGCCCAGTCCCGCCCCGCGCCGCCGCAATTCCGGCGGCCGGCTGAAGCCTGTGGAGCGGCAACAGCGCCGCGGCCGCAGCGGTGCACCTGCCCAAAAGGCGTCGGTGACGCCCCTGGATGAGCGGCGCCGGCCCAACAACCTTCGGCGAGGTCTGCCGCGGCTGCCTCTCTTTCTGGCGGGCATCGGCCTGGGCTATGGCCTTAATGGCCCCATTCCCCACCTAGCCACAGCGCTGCTGGCGGGGCTCCATCACCCCAACAACGTGATCGGCGCCCTGGTGGCCCCCGCTGGCATGGGGGATCGCCGCATCGTGGTCATGGGCACCGATCACGTGAGCACCAACACCGATGTGATGTTCACGGTGCAGCTCAAGGACGGCCGCACCGAGCTCACCCAGGTACCGCGTGACACCTTCATCGAATCCGAGCGCTACGGCGTGATGAAGGCCAACTCGCTGTACAGCAGTGGCGGGCCGGAGATGGTGAAGCAGGAGCTGAGCAAGCTGCTCTCGGCGCGAGTGGATCGCTATCTGGTGCTCAACCTCAATGCTGTCCAGCGCCTGGCCGATGCCATCGGCGGCGTTGAGGTGGATGTGCCGAAGCGGATGTACTACGTCGACAACAGCCAGAACCTGTACATCGATCTGTACCCGGGCCGCCAACTGCTCAAGGGAGAGGCGCTGGAGGGCTTCCTGCGTTTCCGCAACGATGAACTCGGCGACATCGGCCGCATGGAGCGCCAGAAGCTGGTGTTCAGGGAGGTCTTCAAAACATTGGCCAACCCCGCCATGGCCACCCGCCTGCCGGAGCTGATGAGCATCGCCGGCAACGACGTGCTCACCGACCTCTCCCCGGTCGATATGGGCGCCCTGGTGACCGCCATGGCCACCACCAAGCTCAGCTCAAGCCGCCTGGAGGGAACGCCCTACTGGCATGAAGACATCAGCTATTGGCTGCCGAACGTGAACCCCAACCGCGATCTGATCCTGAGCCAGGAGCAGCCGCCCCTCTGA
- the rpsF gene encoding 30S ribosomal protein S6: protein MSQPYYETMYILRPDIPEEEVETHVTKYRDLVTEAGAEVLDCQMRGKRRLAYPIAKHKEGIYVQLAHNGDGQQVAALEKAMRISEDVIRYLTVKQDGPLPTPRSGPVAQASSDAAALQTSEA, encoded by the coding sequence ATGTCGCAGCCCTACTACGAAACGATGTACATCCTTCGTCCGGACATTCCGGAAGAAGAGGTGGAAACCCATGTCACCAAATACCGCGATCTGGTGACGGAAGCCGGCGCTGAGGTGCTCGATTGCCAGATGCGCGGCAAGCGCCGCCTGGCTTATCCGATCGCTAAGCACAAAGAAGGCATTTACGTGCAGCTCGCCCACAACGGCGACGGCCAGCAGGTGGCCGCCCTCGAGAAGGCGATGCGCATCAGCGAAGACGTGATTCGCTATCTCACCGTGAAGCAAGACGGCCCTCTCCCTACCCCCCGCAGCGGCCCCGTGGCCCAAGCCAGCAGCGACGCTGCTGCGCTGCAGACCAGCGAAGCCTGA